GGGACGAGTTGAGAGGTGGCACTGACGGCTGGGGAGGAGGCTGCTGCTGCAGGGCCCGGGCTTGTGCTGCTCCGCTACTACCAAATACTCCACTCTGCatctacacaaacacacacacaaaaaattcaTTCGGAAACAGACTTCAAGAGGATATGCTCAAAGCTATCATGCCCTCATACTGCTGGTTCAATATGAGCAATATACCAATATCTATACAGCAAGGTGGACGATGACTAATATAATACTGAATAACAGTGAGCCCAAAAAGTATCTTGGCACCTAAGCCGGTGTGGTGCGGTATTGGGCCGATACCAAGCTTATGTATTTGTACTCATACTCGTACAAATACCCCTGATACCAAAGACAGATACCTTACATGACACAACTGGCATAATTTTCTGTGTACAGAGACACCGACGGCAGCAGCAGAAACGATGTCAGCCTCAGGAgtgtggaaatacttcaaaattaatgatgacaacCCACACATTGCAAACTGCATGCAAATCGTGCTGAATAACACAGACCAGAAGCACGCAATCCCAGTTCTCTCAGACAgagcgcgatcagttctcctttagcctgaatggtcaaatgcacaaatagttgtcaaaatgtccatagTGTGGAGTATTTCACGTAATCGGTTTCGGCTTAAGTGGACATAAACATGTGGGTGAAAAAAGGGTATGTCAGTAGGCAATTATTATATCCATGGATTCAGTCTTAAAATGACAGAagcctaattaaatatttttctgtCATTATGGTCATATTGCTCATTCGTCCCGTATTCCACCatgagaaatctggtcaccctaGGTTGTTTACATTGGTTCACAGTGTTATGTTATAAACATTTGTTGTGTAATATTTGTTTAGCACTTTTTGAAAGGCAGGTTAAAAAAGActtgatgtttgttttttattatgactttggtaattatgccctttgaaggttattggacactgtgaaatttgtgctttaagtttgtgacaagcacataaaaattattacttttccattggagtaataataaagaagctgtcctactttcattagtctcactgtgttgtgcttggaaaactgccacttcacccaaaaaacaaacaaacaaacaaacagaaatttataaatgtataggcACTGGTATCGGCAAgtaccagaaaaaaaatattggtacTCGTACTTggtccttaaaaaatggtatcagtgcatccctaaaaataaatattaacgTATGAATGTCACTGAATTACATCAAACTAATATGGACATAAAACAAGTTAAAGTATACAAAAATAAGAGATATGATTTAACATtgaagaaaaatatacatagaCCCACCTGTCTGTTATTCAAGTTTTGCATTGCAACTCCAAGACTCTGGCCAGGGAGTGCAGCACTACCCAATGGGAGCTTCAGGCTCGGAGAAGGCATAAACGGTGAGGTTTGGGCATCATCTGCTAGCCCAGCATCCTAAGGAtgaaagaacaacaacaacaacaacaacaaacttaGGTCAAACAAAATCCACCACAATGTAATGTCTTCTAGATGGAATAACCAGAATGTGCTGATTTTTAATTGTGAGAAGCACAAACCTTGTCCAAGAAGGGGGGGCGATCTGAAGAGGATTCTTTGGAGATGACTGAAGGCCTGCATCCCATTGGTTTATTGACTAGGCCATTGTTGTAGTCAGAGATTCCCATCCCCCGTTTATCTATTTCGGTCTTCTTCTCCAAAAGGGCGCCTACAACACAACTAATATTTAAATACCATATTCCAGCAAAGAAGCTCAGAAGGAATTGAAGATTTTGCATGTTTAACACCTACTCATGGCCTGATCCAAGTTCATGTTGTTGCTCTTGAGAGCCTCTTCTGCAGGGTCTCTCTGCAAAGGCAACACAAACACACGGTAAAAACCCATATATTAACCATTTTCAATAAcacatattaatgttaaaaagccAACGCATTTGTAGCTCGACATTTATAGCCATATGTAAGGGATAACATACAATTAGCCAGTCAGtatcacaaaataaaccccAGGCACAACAGTCAAACAAACAGAGGGATATTTGGATATTAACAAATAGATAAGTAGCACTTACAGGGAAGCCCATGTCAGTCAGCTGCTTGATGAGACGATTCATTATCCAGGTATCATCCTGTTTATTTGGGACTTTTCCCTTTGAATAAAAACAGAGACAGATGAATGCATGAAGACATTGATGAATGCTCAATATGCAGCATGTAATGTGACTAACACCTACATTAAACtcatgtagttttttttttttcttttttttttttaatacctttGGTGGCCCCTTTTTGGGTGGGTTACCCCAGGAATTGCAGGAGGAGTTGCTCTCCTGAGATGCAGTGCTGTTCCACATGTCGCTCTCATCCTGCTCCCACTGCCCTGCAGACAGGCCCATGTCCTCACCACCTCCCCAGCCATCTTGCATAGATTTTGGGGCTAGAAGAAAATGACAGATTATTGTAAGTGTTCATAGTACAGATTAATATATGCAATTGGTTGTGTTAacaattaaaagaaacaaactAATTTTTCCCTAATGAAATAGCAAAACATGTACAATCTTGCAATGCATTATTTACAACAACAGGGGGCCCTGTTGTTACACATTTCAAAGCTCTGATAACTgcaggtgattttttttttttttttcacacaaaatcaaTTAAAgcactgaaaaatatttttattcaaataaatgtgaattaatAAAACTAACCAGGTTTGCAGGGGGCAGATCCAGGGGGTCCGTTGCCACGACCATAGACCTCAGGGCCATTATCACCCCAGCTGCCACAACCACCTGGGGGTTTGCCCCATGCTGAAGTGCCATTGTCCACACTTGCTGCAGGGGCCACTGGCTCCCCCCATGAGGGCTCAGGTTTTGAATGGACATTTGTCATCTCATTCCATCCTGCAGAGGAATATTTCAAACTTCAGGACAAGTGCACCCtaagtttttactgtataatgATCCATGCTTTTAAGGCGGACACCATGTAGTATATACAGTGGGTCCAAAAGTTAGATATCTTCAAATTTTTCCCCTCTACAAACTATATTACCAGCACAACAATCTAAGTACaaagtttaattttaaaaaattccaTGGATTTAAGAATTAATTAattcttaaaacatattttaattaaagctttgctttatttctttcaaaaccaAATGTTACTTTGTAGGCTCCTCTGTCTTAAAATGGAATAATACATCGCAATATTAAATGTCTGTTTAGTTCTTGGCACAGGGGAGAACTGAGGATGCCATGTTAAATACAGCTTTGGCAGAGGGAGTGCAAAGCTACACACAAACAGCAGAGGGCGTCGGGTCTGTTCCAAGTATCCTGCTGAGGAATAGTGATACTCCCCACAGATGGCGGCCCAACTCTAATTACACACTTCCTCCTGGCTCAAACATTATATTGAACTACACTCATAGACTGAAAGTAAACACTACTCTGTTAGCATGAACTgttacttagttttttttttgtttttgttttttttgtatggCATTGTGTTTAAAAGTGTAGTGATACATTTGAACTAGTTAAAGGTCATTTTCAatacatgtcaaagtaaaaAGTCGTTTCTTACCTGGATTCATGAGGGTTGTTCTATTGTGAGGCGGTCCCGTTTGATGTGGGCCAGCGTTATCAGGGGAAATGTTATTATTGTTTGAGTTTGGCCCTCCATGGCTGTGAGGCTGCATGGGCGGCTGGTTATGGTggggatgatgatgatggttgTTGGGTACATTGTTGGTATTGCCAGGTCCTGGTTTGCCTTGCATCCCAGGGTTATTCCTGTCCCAGAGATTGACTGTCTTGTTGCAAGTGCTTGGATCACCCCAAGCTGAGGTACCGTCATCGATCTCCATCTTACGACGGATGGAGGGTGGAGAGGGCTCCTCCCATCCAGTGGGCTCTCCAGTATGGTCAGGTTTAACACCGCCACCATTTCCTCCACCCCACCCAGAGCCACTCTGCTTTACAGAGCTAGGACCTCCCCAAGAACCCATGCTTCCACTGCCACTATTGCCATTGGTGCCTTCCTGAGGCTTGTTACTCCATCCTTGTTGTGACACATTGGGGCGTTGTGCATCTCCCCAGTTTCCCCCTACTGCAGGGGTAGGCTTTGCCCAACCCCTGGAGCCCTCATTCCAGCTGGTACCCTCTCCCTCCCAGGTAGAGCTGGAAGGACCATTTTTCTTTCCATCTCCATGTTCACCCCATTCTCCTCCAGACCCACTTTCTCCACCAGGTCCATTACCCCATCCGTGAGATGGTTTGGACCCCTCACCCCAGCCCTGTGATTTGGCTTTAATGTGACTGTCTTCCCAGGTAGGAGACTTCTCCTCTGAACTCCAAGTCTGACCACTTTTCTGCAGGCTGCCACCTGGGCCTCCAGCTGGGGTACTGCTCCAATTTCCAGGACCATTGGAAGGTTTTTTGTTGCTGGTTGGATCAGCCCAACCAGAGCTAGCCTGGGGTGATGGCATGGCTGTGCCCCATCCAGATGCAGCTCCAGTACTAGGGCATGGGCCTTCATTCTTGCTTCCAGAGTCAGGTCTGGATATAGTGCCTGAGTTTGGGTTGGCACTGCCAGAAGTTGGTGTTGGTCCTAGATTGGCTGCATTTGAGGACGAGCCCCAGGCATCAGTTCCAATGTCATTCTTGCGGTTGGAGCGTGCAGCTTCTTCGGTCTCCCAAGCTGTATGCTGCCGCACTGGTGTTTGTCCCCAGCCTGTGTTGCACAGAACCCGAGGGTCCATATCCTGGGCTGGCAGAATAGGGGGAGCCTCATCTCTTGATGAGCGGTCTCTCCTTCGAGGACGGCATTCCATGCTGTCACTGCTTCCCTCACTAGCTGTAGCATTGGCCCCACGGACCCAAGAGCTGAGTTGCTGCTGCTCTTGGGTGGGAGAGCTTGAAGAATCCCATCCTTTGGCTTCACTGTTGGAATGCTTACCCCAGTCCCCAGTTGAAGCAGCTTGTCCCCAGCCAGAAGTGCCTGAGGCCCCACCTTGTCCCCAGCTGCTCCCTGAGTCCCAACCAGAGTCTTTTGAGCCACCACCAGACTTGGTATCTCCATTACCCCAAACAGGTTCCTCATCTCCATTAACTTGCGAGGCTCCTCCTGGAGTTTGAACAAATGAGCCCATGCCTGCAGGGCCAACCCCCCAGTTAGGCAGGCTGTGGCCTGGGCTTCTGGGCTCCTGCTTAGTGTGATTTGGTCCATCAGTGTTAAGGTTCTGAGGTTCGGAGCTGAAAGACACATTCGTGGATGGGGTGGAGTGTGGCTCTGAGGAGTCACTGGG
The window above is part of the Chanodichthys erythropterus isolate Z2021 chromosome 3, ASM2448905v1, whole genome shotgun sequence genome. Proteins encoded here:
- the tnrc6c1 gene encoding trinucleotide repeat-containing gene 6C protein isoform X5; its protein translation is MSHPAEDERECELPPQSALAAQYENISLNRSATTASTNSCSGWDPLIIDERDTEAWPSISCKESHAPAGCPLDTESISDISSMSMATGAGQQGHFSANHPSKANASHSGGLLSSQGGASRGWGSGPSPASGGEGKNEVSSTSVGARGWGSSNFNLNLNPNANPSAWPVLGHEGTGMGGGSSGGNNPPPPNLCSPPGTLPSQGSSSSGSMGGANGNSAGNGGSGNGSTTWGSIVPSDSSEPHSTPSTNVSFSSEPQNLNTDGPNHTKQEPRSPGHSLPNWGVGPAGMGSFVQTPGGASQVNGDEEPVWGNGDTKSGGGSKDSGWDSGSSWGQGGASGTSGWGQAASTGDWGKHSNSEAKGWDSSSSPTQEQQQLSSWVRGANATASEGSSDSMECRPRRRDRSSRDEAPPILPAQDMDPRVLCNTGWGQTPVRQHTAWETEEAARSNRKNDIGTDAWGSSSNAANLGPTPTSGSANPNSGTISRPDSGSKNEGPCPSTGAASGWGTAMPSPQASSGWADPTSNKKPSNGPGNWSSTPAGGPGGSLQKSGQTWSSEEKSPTWEDSHIKAKSQGWGEGSKPSHGWGNGPGGESGSGGEWGEHGDGKKNGPSSSTWEGEGTSWNEGSRGWAKPTPAVGGNWGDAQRPNVSQQGWSNKPQEGTNGNSGSGSMGSWGGPSSVKQSGSGWGGGNGGGVKPDHTGEPTGWEEPSPPSIRRKMEIDDGTSAWGDPSTCNKTVNLWDRNNPGMQGKPGPGNTNNVPNNHHHHPHHNQPPMQPHSHGGPNSNNNNISPDNAGPHQTGPPHNRTTLMNPGWNEMTNVHSKPEPSWGEPVAPAASVDNGTSAWGKPPGGCGSWGDNGPEVYGRGNGPPGSAPCKPAPKSMQDGWGGGEDMGLSAGQWEQDESDMWNSTASQESNSSCNSWGNPPKKGPPKGKVPNKQDDTWIMNRLIKQLTDMGFPRDPAEEALKSNNMNLDQAMSALLEKKTEIDKRGMGISDYNNGLVNKPMGCRPSVISKESSSDRPPFLDKDAGLADDAQTSPFMPSPSLKLPLGSAALPGQSLGVAMQNLNNRQMQSGVFGSSGAAQARALQQQPPPQPSVPPLNSSQPSLRAQVPQFLSPQVQAQLLQFAAKNIGLNPALLTSPINPQHMTLLNQLYQLQLAYQRLQIQQQMLQAQRSVSGPIRQQEQQVARTINNMQQQIQQHQRQLAQALLMKQQQQQPPPSHPGLHPSAGKSALDTFPSHPQVSSLSVSDLQTKEPQSSPNSFSPYPISGLNPNMNVNCMEVGGLSIKDSPQPQSRLSQWTHPNSMENLSGNSSPMEPNFSKHGAISAGPNLGPPSKPQLDDSYSPYNLISSSESPASPLAPHDSWGQGKNNNDKISNGTNVNWPPEFCPGVPWKGLQNIDPETDPNVTPGSVPSGPTINTNIQDVNRYLLRDRSGGKLSDMKSTWSPGPISHTQPSLSHELWKVPQGPRNTTAPTRPPPGLTNTKPSSTWGGNTLGLVAGWSSSYSSVGTTWSTDSSSRSTSWLVLRNLTPQIDGSTLRTLCMQHGPLITFHLNLTQGNAVVRYSSKEEAAKAQKSLHMCVLGNTTILAEFAGEEEVNRFFAQGQSLTPTTSWQANPGTNQTRLGGGGTAATHPIGHWNSSSLGGGGAGGTGSGGKASNELLWGGVPQYSSLWGPPSTEDGRVVGSPTPINTLLPGDLLSGESM
- the tnrc6c1 gene encoding trinucleotide repeat-containing gene 6C protein isoform X6 — translated: MVGRHLSSELPPQSALAAQYENISLNRSATTASTNSCSGWDPLIIDERDTEAWPSISCKESHAPAGCPLDTESISDISSMSMATGAGQQGHFSANHPSKANASHSGGLLSSQGGASRGWGSGPSPASGGEGKNEVSSTSVGARGWGSSNFNLNLNPNANPSAWPVLGHEGTGMGGGSSGGNNPPPPNLCSPPGTLPSQGSSSSGSMGGANGNSAGNGGSGNGSTTWGSIVPSDSSEPHSTPSTNVSFSSEPQNLNTDGPNHTKQEPRSPGHSLPNWGVGPAGMGSFVQTPGGASQVNGDEEPVWGNGDTKSGGGSKDSGWDSGSSWGQGGASGTSGWGQAASTGDWGKHSNSEAKGWDSSSSPTQEQQQLSSWVRGANATASEGSSDSMECRPRRRDRSSRDEAPPILPAQDMDPRVLCNTGWGQTPVRQHTAWETEEAARSNRKNDIGTDAWGSSSNAANLGPTPTSGSANPNSGTISRPDSGSKNEGPCPSTGAASGWGTAMPSPQASSGWADPTSNKKPSNGPGNWSSTPAGGPGGSLQKSGQTWSSEEKSPTWEDSHIKAKSQGWGEGSKPSHGWGNGPGGESGSGGEWGEHGDGKKNGPSSSTWEGEGTSWNEGSRGWAKPTPAVGGNWGDAQRPNVSQQGWSNKPQEGTNGNSGSGSMGSWGGPSSVKQSGSGWGGGNGGGVKPDHTGEPTGWEEPSPPSIRRKMEIDDGTSAWGDPSTCNKTVNLWDRNNPGMQGKPGPGNTNNVPNNHHHHPHHNQPPMQPHSHGGPNSNNNNISPDNAGPHQTGPPHNRTTLMNPGWNEMTNVHSKPEPSWGEPVAPAASVDNGTSAWGKPPGGCGSWGDNGPEVYGRGNGPPGSAPCKPAPKSMQDGWGGGEDMGLSAGQWEQDESDMWNSTASQESNSSCNSWGNPPKKGPPKGKVPNKQDDTWIMNRLIKQLTDMGFPRDPAEEALKSNNMNLDQAMSALLEKKTEIDKRGMGISDYNNGLVNKPMGCRPSVISKESSSDRPPFLDKDAGLADDAQTSPFMPSPSLKLPLGSAALPGQSLGVAMQNLNNRQMQSGVFGSSGAAQARALQQQPPPQPSVPPLNSSQPSLRAQVPQFLSPQVQAQLLQFAAKNIGLNPALLTSPINPQHMTLLNQLYQLQLAYQRLQIQQQMLQAQRSVSGPIRQQEQQVARTINNMQQQIQQHQRQLAQALLMKQQQQQPPPSHPGLHPSAGKSALDTFPSHPQVSSLSVSDLQTKEPQSSPNSFSPYPISGLNPNMNVNCMEVGGLSIKDSPQPQSRLSQWTHPNSMENLSGNSSPMEPNFSKHGAISAGPNLGPPSKPQLDDSYSPYNLISSSESPASPLAPHDSWGQGKNNNDKISNGTNVNWPPEFCPGVPWKGLQNIDPETDPNVTPGSVPSGPTINTNIQDVNRYLLRDRSGGKLSDMKSTWSPGPISHTQPSLSHELWKVPQGPRNTTAPTRPPPGLTNTKPSSTWGGNTLGLVAGWSSSYSSVGTTWSTDSSSRSTSWLVLRNLTPQIDGSTLRTLCMQHGPLITFHLNLTQGNAVVRYSSKEEAAKAQKSLHMCVLGNTTILAEFAGEEEVNRFFAQGQSLTPTTSWQANPGTNQTRLGGGGTAATHPIGHWNSSSLGGGGAGGTGSGGKASNELLWGGVPQYSSLWGPPSTEDGRVVGSPTPINTLLPGDLLSGESM